A genomic segment from Glycine soja cultivar W05 chromosome 18, ASM419377v2, whole genome shotgun sequence encodes:
- the LOC114394942 gene encoding polygalacturonase-like, whose product MERKRSNANRLMNKINLYSRVPLFFFMLSLIFSSTTTGTTNACLDAIKCLMFAKGDTDHQKYEGRIEHDMVFEGKTKVSLDWERRFLGGPGSSPPQCTSKCGKCTPCRPVHVTVPPGTPVTAEYYPEAWRCKCGNKLSMP is encoded by the exons ATGGAGAGGAAGAGATCAAATGCTAACAGGTTAATGAACAAAATCAATCTTTATTCCAGAGTTCCCTTATTTTTCTTCATGCTATCACTGATCTTCAGCAGCACAACTACTGGCACCACCAATGCATGTTTAG ATGCAATCAAATGTCTCATGTTTGCCAAAGGAGATACAGATCATCAG aaATATGAGGGGAGAATTGAACATGACATGGTGTTTGAAGGCAAAACAAAAGTTTCTCTAGATTGGGAAAGGAGGTTCCTAGGTGGACCGGGGTCATCCCCACCACAATGCACCTCTAAATGTGGCAAATGTACACCCTGCAGGCCGGTCCATGTGACAGTGCCGCCGGGTACTCCGGTGACCGCAGAGTACTACCCTGAAGCATGGAGGTGCAAGTGTGGAAACAAGCTGAGCATGCCTTGA